A stretch of DNA from Penaeus chinensis breed Huanghai No. 1 chromosome 1, ASM1920278v2, whole genome shotgun sequence:
TAAGAAATGTTGAAACACTTATTTGTAGTAGTGAATATCTGCAAACTATTTTCATTAGATACTGACTGGCTCTAGGGATTACCCAGAGAAAGGCAAGACAAATAACTTCTATTTCTTTTGACTTTCCATAGCCCCTTATGTACGTGGAGGAGGGCAAGGTATGAGTGCAAGCGGCTTCTGGGTGATGCCACCTCCAGAGCACAAGCCGCAAGAATACGGAAGACCTATGAGTATCCAGTTTACCATTGTGCAAGATGCTTTTATTCCCAAGGAGGCTCTCTATCATGTGGTATTACTTTAATGCATAGAAAGTTATATTGTGCTTGTAtttgagaatgagagatggagagagagagaaagagtgggtctTTCATTATATGTTAGGTTTAACATTGGTTGTCGGTCCCTctcacacagagatagataaagatagatgtagGGTCATTTGTGTAGTTTGCAAGCATAATTGGGAGGTATAtagattttttatcattttaactagAATGAATAaacattgttttttgttattttgtgttttaaaaGTAGCTTGTATTTCTTGAAAAATTCAACTATAGATTCATGGAAATTTTGCTTTAGTTCTATTAAATTGGGTTGAAAAAGTGAAGGATCAACATATTTGCTTTATTTAAACaagtaatttttcttttcttcacagcGGGACACAGTACGATTCTACAAAGACTCGCCAGATTCCGTTATTTTCACAGATATCTTCCAAGACCGCTTTACGTACTGGGACAAACTGAAGGCAAGTGTGTGGATTTTTCTGTGACAGGTTGTTGCTTACAAACATCTGAATCCCAATTTTAGTGACTCTTAAacccattctcctttttctttaatgAAATTTAACTGCAGGTATTCTTTTTTGGCATTTAGGGGTACAGTGTCTTACGAATGtggttatattttattcataattaCTTTTGTAAAGTGATGTATACATTTTCTTATGTGCATATTATATCCTGTTTCAATAATTAGGATTGGTCATATTGCTAGTTCAATTTAGATTTTTTCAGTTCTAAGTTTAAAAGTAGAGTGAAAGACTGTGTAGCTTTTACCTTATATGTATGAAGTTTAAGAGAAATTGTGTTATGATTCATTCTAAGTTTAAGAGGAAATATCGAATTAATATTTATTCTTACTGTGCAGTGACTCATGTGAACTTTGGTGTTTGATTATAACATATTGACACATATTAAAACAGTAGTCTAGTAATTTTCCAGATGCAACTCacacaaataaagacagagatattTTAGCTTGTACTTCAGTAATTTTACCAATAGTACATTTTGAGAATATAAACTAACTTaagtaatatttgtttttgtttttttttatactcccACAGACTGCAATTCGACTGTGTGTTCCAAAAGACCATTATGCACCATTGCTTGATTGCTTGGCAAAACTTTTAGAGTTGAAGAATTATGTCCCTGAACCAGCTACACCTGGACCAAAGCCAAAGACAACTTCTGAATCAGAACCAGAGGTTTCTGCTGAAGTGATTCCGGTAGAGTCTCAGCAAACTCCAAGTAATTCTGTTTCCATAACCCCAGTGGACAAACCGAGAACCTCTCCAGAGGTTGTTAATAGTATCAGAGTTGTGGATCCTGATGTGCTAATGGAACCACCAAAGACAGTATCTCCTCCGAGTACCCAGGGGCCTGAACCTGTGCATCCTGATGTAGTCTCTGCCATGGAAACTCCAGCTTCAACTGAGGTAGTGGATGTGTCTGTTGAGAAGGAAAGGCTGTTGAATCAGGAGCAGAGGCACAGCCCCCCTGAGCCAAAGCAGCTGAGTGACTATGACCACCACCATCCCTATCACCGCCACAGTCCTCCCCCATACAAGCCACCTTCGCAGGAGCACTTGAATCAGGAACGGAAGCAGGACCAGCAACCAGAATACATTGAGGATCCAGTTTATGAGCAGTACCAGCATAGCCAACAAATAAAAGAGTATCAGTACGATAAAAAGCATGAGTATATGCATGATATACAGGAGGATTACCGAGAGGAAATAATCGATGAATTCCGACCACCACCACccaattaccatcaacatcattttaCAGTAGCATCAAGTTATGAACCACCACCTCTGAATGACCACTATAAACATGATGAACCCAAAATACTGCACACTTCTGAAGACAGGGTGCTAGAATCTCAGTCTGAAGAGAGTCACATACCAGCTCACTATCCAGAGCATCTTGCCCGAGATCCCTGGGCAAGCCAGAGTCACCTTGATGTTCCCCAGCAGGGTTCAGTGGGAGAAAACGAACCCATGCAACCAATGGATGTTGATTCTCTCTCATAAATGCCTCACTCCAATATCTTCCAAATTTTTTTGTCAATATTGTATTACAGGTTTAGGTACAGGAattttaattaattcataaaaGAATACAGGAATATACAGTGAAAAACTGCTATAGTAATCAGTCTGTCATGcaatattataatactaataacatagtATATATGTTTAGTCTTTGATGTTGGCTGTCAGAAAAAAAATTGCATGTCATTTTAAGCTGTCTTGGAACTATATAAAATTTGTGGTATGTTGTGATAAGATTATACAGAACTAGGCTTTTACTGAATAAGTATGATATAAGTTCCCATAAACCCATGCAATATTCCAGTTAATTTCTGTTCGGCCATTTCCTTGTTTGTattacaaaatatacattttatatacttaGAAAAcaatagattttatttatttacgtgtaAAGCATGTACTAGCTATAAcattaaactgttttttttttaaatttaagtgATCTTCATATACCTTTGCTGCTCACAATTAAAAGGATTATTGGTGATTCATTTTAAAAAAGTTAAAAGGATACATTTTAACAACATGGAGAtagccaaagaaagagagatgtgagggTAGGCCACTTACGGGTGTTCAGGCAGCAGGCAGCTCTTTCGAGTCATAAgaggagtagtaatgataaatgaatagaaagtgTCAAATTTTGGATGCTTTGTGAAAATTTTATCTCATACAAGTGACtggtttctctgtgtgtgtgtgtgtgtgtgtgtgtgtgtgtgtgtgtgtgtgtgtgtgtgtgtgtgtgtgtgtgtgtgtgtgtgtgtgtgtgtgtgtatgtgtgttttgtggtgtggtgtggtgtggtatggtgtgtatttatatagtatatataacacacacaccacaccacaccacaccacaccacaccacacacacactcaaatatatatataaagtatgaagaggtagactaacacagtcgtgaagaatttcatgtttattaaacgtttcgaaggtgaacactagacctccaccatcagtaaactgtcaaaaagaaccattgaaaaagttAGTTGGGCAATTATGAACATtctgaacaaattacaaatacgtataaataactaagaacaatatatacgtacacgtaatgaataaaaaaacatgcTATGGGGAAAAAAAACCCTATACAAGATAAAAACCTATAACAACCAAACAGGTAAACTAACCAAAGcgagtgttggtgagagggaagggctaTTGGggaaataaggttgttgcggtggttgtgttgtttagcTCGGGTTTCCTGTTCTGTATGTGTAAGGATTCGGAGATGGtaaggtctggacgggaggaatgggaagatttAAGAataaaatctgtgttggagaaagggtgtgagtggagtagagagttctcttattgccgagaaagatggtttgctcagcggaaggctagtcctgaaggatttgcctttgtcttcctttctttctttgttggatttcttggctatcaaccagcggcatgtggccaaggttattaagccaatggatcctatttattctaccAATCTTTATAAGGTCATACAGTTTTGTCTCCcctagaaaagtgattactttacttattatttttttgtcattagatAGAAGATTTTATGTAAAATCTAATTTTTTTATGCTTAGATAATTTTGGAGTGGTCgtctattattattgtggttggaGCATATTGTTAATATGTGAGGTATGGTAAGGGTGGTGGTGCACTGAGGGCACTGAGGAGgaaaatttatttctttatagggagtgaggtgggtgagtcttgaggcgttgaccctaaggcgggccaacaccacctcctcccttctttctttcctgtgggatgtgtctcACAGGTCTATTATTTGTCTGATGTTattggtgagttggaggttggtccactcacacacacacacccaaatatatatataaagtatgaagaggtagactaacacagtcgtgaagaatttcatgtttattaaacgtttcgaaggtgaacactagacctccaccatcagtaaactgtcaaaaagaaccattgaaaaagttAGTTGGACAATTATGAACATtctgaacaaattacaaatacgtataaataactaagaacaatatatacgtacacgtaatgaataaaaaaacatgctatggggaaaaaaaaacctatACAAGATAAAAACCTATAACAACCAAACAGGTAAACTAACCAAAGCgagaggttggtccactcactttgctacaggagatgtatttttgcttttataagagacacaaaacacctgagatctgtacgaactatggtagtgtccagatcgccagttgacccggttaatttgtcagcctgttcattgccatggataccagagtgacctggtacccatattagcttgattgatttgttggcaccatgtaacttacgaatgatattacccagcaattcatttttagtggtttctaaggatttaatagctgtaagtgaacttaatgaatctgaaaaaataactattctgtcgtgggtcgtcgatagtgaaaaatcaatggctttatcaacggcaaaaagttcagcaagaaaaaccgatgtatgattcggcagtctaaacttagTTCActttcagtcgaccatacacccgcacctacacactcatctgtcttggagccgtcggtatatatatgaaaaagagatagatgtttaataaggatttctctg
This window harbors:
- the LOC125026683 gene encoding MPN domain-containing protein-like — its product is MSVEPSTHEEIQIDDEVEEIDEEEEEEDEVDEDEEVDEEEEEEEVEEVTHGRSTGRGLTLKTLVKERVLQPGEGLMTINYLGNKFKGDLLPDGRIKSQETSKIFGTPSAWAIYCKKIVNPDKKSGCGWASVRYRGKKLDSYKNNWYRQKRIEFEKEGEALDEEEMTDSDSDGPHEQEIVEFELIGNRHPNHDMNTMVELTSFQSIGRMQPFTVTMSSSAMAMIDIHAHLTTSEVVGYLAGQWDVTNHNLIVSHAMPVRCRLGDGEKGRAVEQALYTEMEKLNLSLVGWYHTHPFSPPLPSLRDIDSQLEYEMKMKGSNDASYTPCIGIIVSPYVRGGGQGMSASGFWVMPPPEHKPQEYGRPMSIQFTIVQDAFIPKEALYHVRDTVRFYKDSPDSVIFTDIFQDRFTYWDKLKTAIRLCVPKDHYAPLLDCLAKLLELKNYVPEPATPGPKPKTTSESEPEVSAEVIPVESQQTPSNSVSITPVDKPRTSPEVVNSIRVVDPDVLMEPPKTVSPPSTQGPEPVHPDVVSAMETPASTEVVDVSVEKERLLNQEQRHSPPEPKQLSDYDHHHPYHRHSPPPYKPPSQEHLNQERKQDQQPEYIEDPVYEQYQHSQQIKEYQYDKKHEYMHDIQEDYREEIIDEFRPPPPNYHQHHFTVASSYEPPPLNDHYKHDEPKILHTSEDRVLESQSEESHIPAHYPEHLARDPWASQSHLDVPQQGSVGENEPMQPMDVDSLS